The sequence below is a genomic window from Brevibacillus laterosporus.
AGAATCCTTGGCAAGTGGCGGTTCAAAAATTTTACTAGACGGATATCCATTGACGTTTCCAGTACAGCCCCAAGTGGTAAAAGGAACAACCTTAGTACCGTTTCGAGCGATTGCAGAATCGATGGGAATTCATGTGCAATGGGACAATGCAACACAGACGATTGTTGCAACCAAACAAAATGGCACTGATGGAACCCAGCTACGTTTACAAATCAACAATTCTACTGCTTATGTGAATAATCAACCAATCACATTGGCTGTAAGTCCTACGTTGTACAAGGGGAGTGCGTTAATCCCGTTGCGGGTCTTCAGTGAGCAATTTGGGGCTACAGTTAACTGGGACGGGGCTAATCAATCTGTATTATTACAATCTCCACCGAAAGATATATATACCATGGCTTTCTATGCCATTTCTTCATTTGGTGAGCGACAACTTATTCCTTCCTTTGATGCAGTAGCCTTTGGCTGGGCAAGAATCAACGAAAAAGGGGAGTTTACGCTTCAAGGTAACGATTTTTATTGGCCTAAACCAGCAGGAGATGTAACACCAGAGGGGATAATAAGTGAGGCAAAAGCGGGCGGAACACAGCCCTATTTCATGGTGTTTGCTACGGATGGTAAAGGCGAACTAATGAACATGCTTCAAACCGCACAGTTACGCCAACAAACGATAGATGGAATTTTACAAGCCGTGCGTAATCAAGCATTTGAAGGTGTTGCCTTGGATTTTGAAGGATTGGGCTTGAGCGGAGATATCGCTCGCGAGAAACGTTTGTACACAGAATTTGTTGGGCAACTAGCTTCAGTTTTGCATCAGGAAGGTAAAAAGCTGTCGCTAGTGTTACATCCGTTAAACAGTTCTTATAAAGGCTACGATTACGCGCAATTGGGTTCTCTAGCAGACGATTTGATTATCATGGCGTATGACTACGGGGAAAAAGGACAACCAGAGAACTTGGACAAAGTAAATCAGGCTATCCAGCTTGCCATAAAGCAGGTGCCAAAAGAGAAATTGATCTTGGGTATCTCGATGGGTAGTGAAAATGCTGGCACTATTAACAACAAGATTGGTCTAGCCAAGCGGCACGGTTTAAAAGGTGTTTCGTTATGGCGATTAGGGCTGATTGGACAGCCGACTTACTTGGAAATGCAGAAGGCTGTAGAGATGTAGAAAGAAGTACCTTTCGCAACTTGGGATAGTGCCTTATGAATATCGAATTTTGATCATGTAAAAAGGTGGCTTGTTCACCTCCTCGCATACAGAAAAAGACGATGATTTTATCCAATCCAAAATGAATGGGTAACCATTAAAATCCATCCCAGGAATAAAAGGGATGGATTTTTTATATGAAATTCCTCGCCTTCAACTGACTATTCAAATATTGCCGAAAACCATGACGCATGGATATGAATCCTGGTGGAACGTTGGACAAGCTGAGCTGGCTAATAAGGAAACAATTGTTAAAGTACATGAAGAAGTGCTGGAGAATCGCGCAAAGGCATGGGTTATGATCCAGATATAGATCATAACCCGTTTTTTTGTGTGTGCTATGCCATTTTTCTCATCATTTTCGTGATAACATTACTCGTAATCATACTTGTAATAAAAGGAATAAGGAGGGGCTTTGATATGAAACCAGAAAAACAAAAAATGCTGGACGGAGAATTATATGATGCATCTGATGCAGTATTAAGCGAAGAACGTCAACAGGCAAGTAGATTGACGAGGCTGTACAATCAGTCTTTGGAAACGGAAAAGGAAGTACGTGAAGACATATTAACTCAATTATTTGGAACGAGAGGGGAGGATTGTGTCATTCAACCCAGCTTTCGATGCGACTATGGGTACAATATTCATGTAGGAGAACATTTTTTTGCCAACTACGATTGCATCATGCTAGATGTTTGTGAAATACATATTGGAAAGCATTGCATGCTAGGACCAGGTGTTCACATTTATACGGCCATGCATCCTCTACATCCTCTAGAGCGGGCTTCTGGTAAGGAATATGGCAAACCGGTCACCATTGGCGATCATGTGTGGATTGGTGGGGGGGCTATCATTAATCCAGGCGTTACGATCGGAAATAATGTGGTTGTTGCCTCAGGAGCAGTGGTAACGAAAAACGTACCTGATAACGTTGTCGTTGGTGGAAATCCAGCAGTGACGATTAAACAGATTATGTCCTGCGAAAAAACGTAAAGCGAACGAACTAAAGACATGTTTGATGTGTTACGTAATACAGGTATAGCTCTTCGAGAGCTTACCTGCAATTGTTTTGTTTTGCAAAGAAGAAATTTTACGTGTATTGACTTTTGTGGATAAATATAACGTTTAATTGTTTTACTATTATAAAACTTTGTAGTCGATGTATGTGGGAGAGATATTCGTGCAAAGTCTCATTTTCATTGCGTTAGCTGTAGTTATCTTTATTTGATAGATACTTGTCAGTTATCTGTGAAGGGTAGTGTGGTTACACCCACTACTACAATAGTCACATTGCCAGTGCCATTTACGTAAAGTTGAGAAACGTCCAAATTTTAAAATTTGGACGTTTCTTTTATTGGAGATAAAGATGAATCAACTTGCTGATTAATTTATAAAAGGCACATTTTTCAAAAAAAAGTTTGTTTTCACAATGCCGTTTTTCAAAAAATGAATACTGTAATGGAGAAAGGAAGGTGTTATTGCGTTGGATAATCGTTTTGATATTGACAAGATTTACGAGAGCATTATTCAAACGGAACTAGATCTTTATTTAAGAAGAGATCCATTATTTGCCCATAAACATTGTAGCTCATCTTCTTCTAATTCCTTTATCAGTTGTAGCTCAACCTTTATTACCTTTATTGAGGGTCCAACAGGTCCAATAGGTCCAACAGGTCCGATGGGCCCCACAGGCCCAGGAAGTGGTCCAATTCCGATACCACCAGGACTTATTCCTACTTTTATTGCACTGTTACAAGGTTTAATTAGAACTATACCTGCTGTTGCAGCTGATCTAAGTTCAGCTAATATACCTGCTGTTGCAGCTGATCCAAGTCCAGCTAATATTGCTGCATTAACCGAAATCTTAAATGAATTGAGTGTGTTTGGAGCTCAAGCTGGTCTTAGCCCTGCTCAATTGGCTGAATTGAATTCGGTCATTAATGGATTACTAGTGATATTAGATCCTCCTTTTAATCCAAGTGTTTTTGCTACTGAGGTTCAAGATTTGGTCAAGATATTGCAAAGTTTGACTTTACTCTTCCAAGTAGACCCTGGAACACTACAGCTTATTTTGGGGTTATTGCAAGAACTTCAAATAATTATTGTTATCATTACGCCGATTGGAGCGACCGGGGCAACTGGAGCAACTGGAGCAACTGGAGCAACTGGAGCAACTGGAGCAACTGGAGCAACGGGATCAACCGGGGCGACCGGATCAACAGGAGCAACGGGAGATACTGGAACAACGGGAGATACTGGAGCGACTGGATCAACCGGGGCGACCGGAACAACGGGAGATACGGGAGCAACTGGAACAACGGGAGATACTGGAGTGACTGGAACAACCGGAGCGACCGGAACAACGGGAGATACGGGAGCAACTGGAACAACGGGAGATACTGGAGCGACTGGATCAACCGGAGCGACCGGAACAACGGGAGATACGGGAGCGACCGGAACAACGGGAGATACGGGAGCAACCGGAACAACGGGAGATACGGGAGCAACTGGAACAACGGGAGATACTGGAGTGACTGGAACAACCGGAGCGACCGGAACAACGGGAGATACGGGAGCAACTGGAACAACGGGAGATACGGGAGCGACCGGAACAACAGGAACAACAGGAACAACAGGAACAACTGGAGCGACCGGAACAACAGGAACAACAGGAACAACAGGAACAACAGGAACAACTGGATCAACCGGATCAACAGGAGCAACAGGAACAACTGGAGATACTGGATCAACCGGATCAACGGGAGCGACCGGAACAACGGGAGATACGGGAGCAACAGGAGCAACCGGATCAACTGGGGCGACCGGAGCAACTGGAACAACGGGAGATACGGGAGCGACAGGATCAACCGGGGCGACCGGAACAACTGGAGGTACGGGAGCAACAGGATCAACCGGGGCGACCGGAACAACTGGAGATACGGGAGCAACAGGAACAACGGGAGATACGGGAGCAACAGGATCAACCGGGGCGACCGGAGCAACAGGAACAACGGGAGATACGGGAGCGACAGGATCAACAGGAGCAACAGGATCAACCGGGGCAACAGGAACAACTGGAGATACTGGATCAACCGGGGCGACTGGAACAACTGGAGATACGGGAGCAACCGGGGCGACAGGAGCAACAGGAACAACGGGAGATACGGGAGCAACTGGAACAACTGGAACAACAGGAACAACTGGAGATACTGGAGCGACAGGATCAACCGGGGCGACCGGAGCAACAGGAACAACGGGAGATACTGGAGCAACAGGATCAACCGGAGCGACCGGAACAACTGGAGATACTGGAGCGACCGGAGCAACAGGAACAACTGGAGATACCGGAGCAACAGGAGCAACCGGAGCGACCGGAACAACTGGAGATACGGGAGCAACAGGATCAACCGGGGCAACAGGAACAACTGGAGATACTGGATCAACCGGGGCGACAGGAACAACTGGAGATACGGGAGCAACAGGATCAACCGGGGCGACCGGAGCAACTGGAACAACGGGAGATACGGGAGCGACAGGATCAACGGGGGCGACCGGATCAACAGGAACAACGGGAGATACTGGATCAACCGGGGCGACCGGATCAACTGGAACAACGGGATCAACCGGAACAACGGGATCAACGGGATCAACGGGATCAACGGGAGATACTGGAGCGACTGGAGCGACCGGAGCAACAGGATCAACCGGGGCGACCGGAACAACGGGAGATACTGGAGCCACTGGAACAACCGGGGCAACGGGAGATACGGGATCAACAGGATCAACCGGGGCGACCGGAGCCACTGGAACAACCGGAACAACGGGAGCAACAGGATCAACGGGAGCGACCGGAGCAACAGGATCAACCGGGGCGACCGGATCAATCGGAGCCACTGGAACGACCGGAACAACTGGATCAACCGGGGCGACCGGATCAACGGGAGCGACTGGATCAACCGGATCAACCGGGGCGACCGGAACAACGGGAGATACTGGAGCCACTGGAACAACCGGGGCAACGGGAGATACGGGATCAACCGGAGCAACCGGGGCGACCGGAGCCACTGGAACAACAGGAACAACGGGAGCAACCGGAACAACGGGAGCCACTGGAACGACAGGAGCAACAGGAACAACGGGATCAACCGGATCAACAGGATCAACCGGATCAATCGGAGCCACTGGAACGACTGGAACAACGGGAACAACCGGGGCGACCGGATCAACGGGAGCGACTGGATCAACCGGATCAACCGGATCAACTGGATCAACTGGAACGACAGGATCAACCGGGGCGACCGGAGCCACTGGAGCCACTGGCCCAACCGGAACAACGGGAGATACTGGATCAACGGGGGCGACCGGATCAACGGGAGCCACTGGAACGACTGGAGCAACCGGATCAACGGGGGCGACCGGATCAATCGGAGCCACTGGAACGACCGGATCAACAGGATCAACGGGGGCGACCGGAACAACAGGATCAACCGGAACAACGGGATCAACCGGGGCGACCGGAACAACGGGAGCGACTGGATCAACCGGAACAACCGGATCAACTGGAACGACTGGAGCGACAGGATCAACCGGGGCGACCGGAGCCACTGGATCAACAGGATCAACGGGAGCCACTGGCCCAACGGGTCCAACGGGTCCTACAGGTGCACTTGCTACTCAAAACTTTGCATTTGCGGCCAATACAAGTGGTACAATTATCACTGTATTGTTGGGCGGTACGGTTGTTTCATTCCCTGACGCTCAGGATATTGGACCGGGCATTACAGTCAATGCAACCAACGATACGTTTACCGTAGCGAACGCTGGTAACTATCTCATCGCTTATACCATTAACATTACTGCGGCGCTTCTTTTTAGTTCACGGATTTTAGTAAATAGAGTTCCAGTAGCGGGTAGTGTTGTTGCACCATTAGCTGGTGTAACTGCATTCGAAGCACAAGTAATTGTTCCTGTGCCTGCAGCAGGAACCATTCAGGTACAATTATTTGGTTTAGCAGCAGTAGCAACTCTAGCCGCTAATTTACCAACAAATATCACGATCATTCGTTTAAGCTAATACAAGGTACGGTTGTAAAAAAAGCTGCTCTTCTGAAATCAGAAAGAGCAGCTTTTTCATATCCCAGGGAAACAATCGTACTTAGTGGAACAGTTGATTAATCACCACACATTTTTCAGGAGAATGAAAGGGAATTTGCAACTGGAACCCCTCGGTGGCACCTGCGATTAAATAATGGTCCTGAAAGACAAGGTCATTGAAAGCAAACGATTTCTCAAAACAGGCTACCCATTGTAAATGACGATGTTCATCAAGTGCTGCTACGAATCCATTATGACCAAGGGTACCTGCTCCGACACAATAAAATCTTCGGTGTTCCTCTTTGTAGGTTTCAAATAATGAGTGAAAATTCGTAATATTCATAGGGGTTTTAGATAAAAAATCACCAAGGTTAAATGGGCGTAATGTAGTCAGAAAAATTTCGGGGAAAACATTTAGATGACAGGCAATTGATTCACCATCTGCAAAGTAAAACCCATCTTTAAAAGGTAGTTGCCTTTTTGTCCACAATTGGGAAATAATAGAAATGTACGGCATACTATACTCCTCTCGTATTCCAATTCCTATCAGTTTGCTGTCAACGGTCTTTCATACATAAAGCAAGTGAGATGAAGAGCAGACGGACAAGTATTTCCTGATAAGACAGATAGTTACCTTCAATGTACTGGGAAACTTCCTAATGTTTACATATAAATAATTTGTTATTTTTATAATACCCTTTTTATGGGAACCTATCTACTTCAAATCTCTATAAATAAATATATAATTATTTGCATATATGATTGTAGCGAAGAGTTGAATATCGCAAATGATTATAATATAGTGCCAATTATAATAGAAAGAGATATAAACATTGGAAGGCATCTTTTTAAGGCTTTATTACGTAATACATTAAAGAATGGAAATGATTGAAAAGAGGTGGCCGACTATGTTTCAATTAGAAACAAATAGTATGATCTTACGCCGAATGGATTTGTCAGATGTGGAAAGATTAAGCCGAATATTTACCGACCCCATCGCTATGCAATTTTATCCTTCTACGAAAAAGGAAGAAGAGACGATCGCATGGATTAAGTGGAATCAGGGAAACTACGAAAAATACGGAATAGGACTTTGGATTGCTGAGAGAAAACAGGATGGGGAATTTATAGGGCAATGTGGCTTGGTACCTCAAGAAATTAATCTTCAACAGGAAATTGAGATTGGCTATTTGGTTGTCCGAAAATATTGGGGACAAGGATTGGCTACGGAGTGTGCGATAGCTTGCAGAGAATATGGTTTACACCAACTGGGATATGACCGTTTGATTTCTCTCATTGATAAAAGAAATGCGGCTTCCAGACGAGTAGCAGAACATGTCGGTATGACGTGGGAAAAAGAAATCATTAAATGGAACAAGACCATGCAATTATACAGCATGAACATATAAAATCAACATTCTTTACAAGGAGGAAACTATTGATAATAGCAATTCTCTTATTTATCGTAGCTGGTCTAGCTGAGATTGGCGGCGGCTATCTTGTCTGGCTATGGTTGCGAGAAGCAAGACCGGTCTGGTATGGCCTTGTAGGGAGCATCGTTCTTATCGCTTACGGGGTTATTCCTACTTTACAAAAATTCCCTACATTTGGTCGGGTATACGCCGCTTATGGTGGCGTATTTATCATCTTAGCAATTTTATGGGGCTGGTTGGTGGACAAGAAAACACCAGATATGTATGACTGGCTAGGAGCAGCGATTTGTATAGTTGGTGTGGTCATTTTTTTGTGGGCACCGAGACAATAGAGGGCATGGTTTCTATCACGTATACAGATGGAGATCATGCCTTTCCATATGTTATTTTCTAAAAAAACATGGTAAAGTTTAAATCCTACTTTACATATAGGAATTAATGTATTATAACTTGAATATGCTTTAGTCACCTTCATGAGAATTTATCAGAAAGAACGGAGGGAATCCTTTGTCAACAGTTTGGATTTTACTAAATATTGCTATCATGTTACTCATTATTTTTGGACTATATACCATGCAAAAGAAACATATTTCTTTTTCGAAGCGTGTATTTACTGCATTGGCGGTTGGGATTGTCTTTGGAGTTGGCTTGCAATTCATATATGGGGCCAAAACAGATATTTTAACAGCTTCTATAGAATGGTTTAACATTGTAGGAAAAGGCTACATCAAGCTTTTACAGATGATTGTAATGCCATTGGTATTTATATCTATTTTAGCAGCCTTTACTAAAGTAAAGCTAACGAACAATATTGGTAAAATTAGTTCGTTGATTATCGGTATCCTGATTGCAACGACCGCTTTAGCTGCTGCCATTGGGATTGGAACAACACTTGCCTTTAACTTAGAAGCTGTGCAAATTCAACAAGGTGATCAGGAAACATCTCGGGCTGCTCAATTAGAAAAAACATTTGGCCAAATTGAAGATTTATCTCTTCCGCAAAAAATCGTGGAATTATTACCAGCTAACCCATTCCTTGATTTAACAGGACAACGTTCTACTTCTACGATTGCTGTTGTTATTTTTGCCGCCTTGCTTGGCGTTGCTTTCTTAGGCGTAAAGGGTAAACAACCAGAACAGGCCGCATTCTTTGCCAAAATTGTAGATACGTTTTACACGATCATTATGCGAGTAGTAAGCATTATTTTGCGCTTAACTCCTTATGGGGTATTAGCATTAATGACAAAAGTAACAGCTACCAGCGATTACTTAGCAATTCTCAAATTAGGTAAGTTTGTCCTAGCGTCCTATGTAGCGATTTTGATTATGTTTGTCATTCATCTGATCTTACTCGCTATTGCTGGACTTAACCCTATTACTTATGTGAAAAAGACGTTTTCTGTTCTAACATTTGCATTCACTTCACGTTCAAGCGCAGGTGCTTTGCCATTAAACGTGGAGACACAACGTGATAAGTTAGGAGTACCTGAAGGCATCGC
It includes:
- a CDS encoding glycosyl hydrolase; translated protein: MNMWLKMYLLSGLLLLLCSIQPSESLASGGSKILLDGYPLTFPVQPQVVKGTTLVPFRAIAESMGIHVQWDNATQTIVATKQNGTDGTQLRLQINNSTAYVNNQPITLAVSPTLYKGSALIPLRVFSEQFGATVNWDGANQSVLLQSPPKDIYTMAFYAISSFGERQLIPSFDAVAFGWARINEKGEFTLQGNDFYWPKPAGDVTPEGIISEAKAGGTQPYFMVFATDGKGELMNMLQTAQLRQQTIDGILQAVRNQAFEGVALDFEGLGLSGDIAREKRLYTEFVGQLASVLHQEGKKLSLVLHPLNSSYKGYDYAQLGSLADDLIIMAYDYGEKGQPENLDKVNQAIQLAIKQVPKEKLILGISMGSENAGTINNKIGLAKRHGLKGVSLWRLGLIGQPTYLEMQKAVEM
- a CDS encoding sugar O-acetyltransferase, whose protein sequence is MKPEKQKMLDGELYDASDAVLSEERQQASRLTRLYNQSLETEKEVREDILTQLFGTRGEDCVIQPSFRCDYGYNIHVGEHFFANYDCIMLDVCEIHIGKHCMLGPGVHIYTAMHPLHPLERASGKEYGKPVTIGDHVWIGGGAIINPGVTIGNNVVVASGAVVTKNVPDNVVVGGNPAVTIKQIMSCEKT
- a CDS encoding collagen-like repeat preface domain-containing protein yields the protein MDNRFDIDKIYESIIQTELDLYLRRDPLFAHKHCSSSSSNSFISCSSTFITFIEGPTGPIGPTGPMGPTGPGSGPIPIPPGLIPTFIALLQGLIRTIPAVAADLSSANIPAVAADPSPANIAALTEILNELSVFGAQAGLSPAQLAELNSVINGLLVILDPPFNPSVFATEVQDLVKILQSLTLLFQVDPGTLQLILGLLQELQIIIVIITPIGATGATGATGATGATGATGATGATGSTGATGSTGATGDTGTTGDTGATGSTGATGTTGDTGATGTTGDTGVTGTTGATGTTGDTGATGTTGDTGATGSTGATGTTGDTGATGTTGDTGATGTTGDTGATGTTGDTGVTGTTGATGTTGDTGATGTTGDTGATGTTGTTGTTGTTGATGTTGTTGTTGTTGTTGSTGSTGATGTTGDTGSTGSTGATGTTGDTGATGATGSTGATGATGTTGDTGATGSTGATGTTGGTGATGSTGATGTTGDTGATGTTGDTGATGSTGATGATGTTGDTGATGSTGATGSTGATGTTGDTGSTGATGTTGDTGATGATGATGTTGDTGATGTTGTTGTTGDTGATGSTGATGATGTTGDTGATGSTGATGTTGDTGATGATGTTGDTGATGATGATGTTGDTGATGSTGATGTTGDTGSTGATGTTGDTGATGSTGATGATGTTGDTGATGSTGATGSTGTTGDTGSTGATGSTGTTGSTGTTGSTGSTGSTGDTGATGATGATGSTGATGTTGDTGATGTTGATGDTGSTGSTGATGATGTTGTTGATGSTGATGATGSTGATGSIGATGTTGTTGSTGATGSTGATGSTGSTGATGTTGDTGATGTTGATGDTGSTGATGATGATGTTGTTGATGTTGATGTTGATGTTGSTGSTGSTGSIGATGTTGTTGTTGATGSTGATGSTGSTGSTGSTGTTGSTGATGATGATGPTGTTGDTGSTGATGSTGATGTTGATGSTGATGSIGATGTTGSTGSTGATGTTGSTGTTGSTGATGTTGATGSTGTTGSTGTTGATGSTGATGATGSTGSTGATGPTGPTGPTGALATQNFAFAANTSGTIITVLLGGTVVSFPDAQDIGPGITVNATNDTFTVANAGNYLIAYTINITAALLFSSRILVNRVPVAGSVVAPLAGVTAFEAQVIVPVPAAGTIQVQLFGLAAVATLAANLPTNITIIRLS
- a CDS encoding N-acetyltransferase; the protein is MFQLETNSMILRRMDLSDVERLSRIFTDPIAMQFYPSTKKEEETIAWIKWNQGNYEKYGIGLWIAERKQDGEFIGQCGLVPQEINLQQEIEIGYLVVRKYWGQGLATECAIACREYGLHQLGYDRLISLIDKRNAASRRVAEHVGMTWEKEIIKWNKTMQLYSMNI
- a CDS encoding YnfA family protein, translating into MIIAILLFIVAGLAEIGGGYLVWLWLREARPVWYGLVGSIVLIAYGVIPTLQKFPTFGRVYAAYGGVFIILAILWGWLVDKKTPDMYDWLGAAICIVGVVIFLWAPRQ
- a CDS encoding L-cystine transporter — protein: MSTVWILLNIAIMLLIIFGLYTMQKKHISFSKRVFTALAVGIVFGVGLQFIYGAKTDILTASIEWFNIVGKGYIKLLQMIVMPLVFISILAAFTKVKLTNNIGKISSLIIGILIATTALAAAIGIGTTLAFNLEAVQIQQGDQETSRAAQLEKTFGQIEDLSLPQKIVELLPANPFLDLTGQRSTSTIAVVIFAALLGVAFLGVKGKQPEQAAFFAKIVDTFYTIIMRVVSIILRLTPYGVLALMTKVTATSDYLAILKLGKFVLASYVAILIMFVIHLILLAIAGLNPITYVKKTFSVLTFAFTSRSSAGALPLNVETQRDKLGVPEGIANFAGSFGLSIGQNGCAGIYPAMLAVMIAPTVGIDPLTPSFILTLIAVVAISSFGVAGVGGGATFAALLVLSTMNMPIALAGLLISVEPLIDMGRTALNVSGSMAAGVITSRVTKELDTSIYNDQMQKQVEA